The Diaminobutyricimonas aerilata nucleotide sequence GATCGGCTGAGGCCACCGCAGCGGGAGGCGATCGAAGCCGCCCTGGAGGGCCGGGACGTTCTCGCGGTCATGCCCACGGGGTCGGGCAAGTCCGCCATCTACCAGGTCGCCGCGACACTCGTTCCCGGCATCACCGTCGTCGTCTCCCCGCTCATCGCCCTGCAGCAGGATCAGCTCGCCGGCATCGAAGACGCCCCGGACGCTCCCCGCGCCACGGTCATCAACTCCCACGTGCCGGCCGGACGGCTCGAGGAGTCGTGGCGCGACATCGAGGCGGGCGAGATCGAGTACGTGCTGCTCGCCCCCGAGCAGCTCGTCAAAGAGGACGTGCTCGCACGCCTCAAGCGGGCAGAGGTGTCCCTGCTCGCCATCGACGAGGCGCATTGCGTGTCGGTGTGGGGGCACGACTTCCGTCCGGACTACCTCGAACTCGGCACCGCCCGGCGGGCCCTCGGCAACCCTCCGGTGATCGCGCTCACCGCGACCGGCTCGGCCCCCGTCCGCGACGACATCATCGCTCGGCTCGGCATGAACGACCCGCTCGTCATCGCGACCGGGTTCGACCGCCGCAACATCCGCCTCTCCGTCGAGCGCCACACCACCGCATCCGAGTCGCGGCAGGCCGTGCTGGACGACATCGTCGCGCTGCCGAAACCGGGACTGCTCTACGTCGCGACGCGGGCCGACACGACGCGCTACGCCGAGGCGCTCGAGGAGCTCGGCATCACGGCGCTCGGCTACCACGGCGGAATGAGCGCGCGAGACCGGAAGAGGGCGCACGAGCGCTTCCGCGACGACGAGGTGGAGGTCGTCGTCGCGACCGCCGCGTTCGGCATGGGCATCGACAAGCCGAACGTGCGCTTCGTCGTGCATGCCGCGGTGCCGGACTCCCTCGACGCGTACTACCAGGAGGTCGGCCGGTCGGGCCGCGACGGCCAGGATGCGCAGGCTCGCCTGCACTACCGGCCGGAGGACCTCGGGCTGCGCCGCTTCTTCGCCGCGAAGAACCCGTCGGCCGGCCAGCTGCGCCGGGTGATCGGCACGCTGCAGTACGCCGACGCGGTCGTGTCGGTCGCCGACCTCGCCGAACGGCTCGAGCTGACCCGGCGTCGCGTGGGCGGGCTCCTCGACCTCGTCGAACAGGCCGGCCGGTTGCGACGCAGTGCCCGCGGGGTGCGGTTGCGGGCGGGCGCCGATGTCGAAGAAGTCGTGGCCGAGGCGATCGCCGCGGCGGAGCAACGGGAGCGGATCGACGGCAGCCGCATCGAGATGATGCGCGGCTACGCCGAGACGGACCGCTGCCGCCGCGAGGTGCTGCTGGCCTACTTCGGTGAGGAGTTCACGCCGCCGTGCGACCGCTGCGACGTCTGCGAGCGGGGATCGGGACCGGAACACCACGAGGCCGACGGTCCGTTCGCCGTGCAGTCGGCGGTACGCCACGCCCTGTGGGGCGACGGCACGGTCATGAGCACCGAGGACGACCGCATCACCGTGTACTTCGAGGCCGAGGGCTACAAGGTGCTCTCCCTCGACGCGATCGAGGAGCACGACCTGCTCGAGCAGGTGTGAGACGACGAGACCCGGCCCGCGGTGCGGCGGACCGGGTCTCGATCGGCGGAGCGGATCAGTGGCTCGACTCCCACGCCGGCGCTGCGGCGTTGATCGCATCGCCGATGCGGTGCACGCGCAGGTCGTTGGTCGACCCGGCGATGCCGGGAGGGGAACCGGAGATCACGACGACCTTGTCGCCGACCTCGGCGAGCCCGGCGTTCATGAGGTGCTCGTCGACCTGGCGGTACATCGCGTCGGTGTGGGTCACCCGGTCGACGAGGAACGACTCGATGCCCCAGGTGAGGGCCATGCGGCGCTGGGTCGCGGCGTCCGGGGTGAACGCCTTCATCGGGATGCGGTAGCGCAGGCGCGACATCCGTCGTGCGGAGTCGCCGGACTCGGTGAAGACGCACACGTACTTGGCGTCGACGAAGTCGGCGACCTCCGCCGCGGCGAGCGTGATGGCACCGCCCTGGGTGCGCGGCTTCGTGCCGAGCGGCTGAATGCGCTCGAGCCCGTGCTCCTCGGTGGACTCGATGATGCGGGCCATCGTCTGCACGGTGATGACGGGGAACTCGCCGACGCTCGTCTCGCCCGAGAGCATGACCGCGTCCGCGCCGTCGAGCACCGCGTTGGCGCAGTCGGACGCCTCGGCGCGCGTCGGGCGCGGGCTCGAGATCATCGACTCCAGCACCTGGGTGGCGACGATGACGGGCTTCGCCATCCGACGGCACAGCTCGACCGCGCGCTTCTGCACGATCGGCACGGCTTCGAGCGGGAGCTCGACGCCGAGGTCGCCGCGGGCGACCATGACGCCGTCGAAGGCGTCGATGATCTGCTCGAGGTTGTCCACGGCCTGCGGCTTCTCGATCTTCGCGATGACGGGGACCTTGCGTCCCTCCTCGGCCATGATCTCGTGCACCCGGTCGACGTCGGAGGCGTCGCGCACGAACGACAGCGCGATGTAGTCGGCTCCGAGCTTGAGGCCCCAGCGCAGGTCCGCCTCGTCCTTCTCGGAGAGTGCGGGCACGTTCACGGCCACGCCGGGCAGGTTGATGCCCTTGTTGTTCGACACGGGGCCGGGCACGACGACCTCGGTCGTCACGACGGTTCCGTCGGTCTCGAGCACGCGCAGCGTGACCTTGCCGTCGTCGATGAGCAGGGGGTCGCCCGGCTTCACATCGTTCGGGAGGCCCTTGAACGTGGTGCCCGAGAGCTCCTTCGTGCCCACGACGTCCTCGATCGTGATCTTGAAGATGTCGCCCTGGGCGAGGTCGTACGGTCCGCCCTCGAACTTGCCGAGGCGGATCTTCGGACCCTGCAGGTCGACGAGCACCGCGACCGGCTTGCCGGCATCCTCGGCCGCCTTGCGCACGTTGGCGTAGACGCCCTCGTGCACGTCGTAGCTGCCGTGGCTGAGGTTCATGCGGGCGACGTTGACGCCCGAGTCGATGATGGCCCGGATGTCCTCATAGGTCGAGGTCGCGGGGCCGAGCGTGGCCACGATCTTGGCGCGTCTCATGGTGTCCTTCGTGGTGGTGGTGTGTTCGGAGGGAGGTGGAGCGGCGCTCAGACGGAGATCGCACGGTCGGTGGGACGCACCGGCGCGGGCAGTTCCGTCTCGCCTTCAAGGTAGCGGTCCACCGCGGCGGCGGCGGCGCGCCCCTCGGCGATGGCCCAGACGATGAGCGACTGGCCGCGACCGGCGTCGCCCGCGACGAACACGCCGGCCTCACTCGTCTGGTAGTCGTCGTCGCGCCCCACGTTGCCGCGACCGTCGAACGGCACCCGCAGCTGCTGCTCGATCGTGTCGCGCTCCGGGCCGGTGAAGCCGAGCGCGAGCAGCACGAGGTCGGCCGGGATCTCACGCTCGGTGCCCGCCTTCGGCACGCGGCGCCCGTCGAGGTACTCGGTCTCGGCGACACGGATCGCGCGGACTTCGCCCGCCTCGTTGCTCAGGAACTCGACCGTCGAGGCGAGGTAGACCCGCTCGCCGCCCTCCTCGTGTGCACTCTGCACCTCGAAGAGGGTGGGGTTCATCGGCCACGGCTGGTTCTCGGGACGCTCACTCGGCGGCTGCTGGCCGATGGCGAGGTTGGTCACCGACAGTGCGTGCTGACGGTGCGCGGTGCCGATGCAGTCCGCACCGGTGTCACCGCCGCCCAACACGACCACGTGCTTGCCCTCGGCCGAGATCTGCTCGGGCACGTCGTCGCCCGCGCCGGCCTTGTTCTGCTGCACGAGGTAGTCCATGGCGAAGTGCACGCCCATGAGGTCGCGACCCGGGATCGGCAGGTCGCGCGGCACCGTCGCGCCGGTCGCGACCACGACGGCGTCATAGCGCGCCTTGAGGTCGTCCCAGCTGATGTCGACGCCGATCTCGACGCCGGCCCGGAAGCGCGTGCCCTCGGCCTGCATCTGCGCGAGACGGGCCTCGAGGTGCTTCTTCTCCATCTTGAAGTCCGGGATGCCGTAGCGCAGCAGACCGCCGATGCGGTCCTCACGCTCGTACACCGCGACCGTGTGGCCGGCGCGCGTGAGCTGCTGCGCGGCGGCGAGGCCGGCGGGACCGGACCCGACGACCGCGACGGTCTTGCCGGTGAGGCGCTCCGGCGGGTGCGGCGTGACCCATCCGTTCTGGAACGCCTGGTCGATGATCGAGACCTCGACCTGCTTGATCGTCACGGGAGGCTGGTTGATGCCGAGCACGCACGCGGATTCGCACGGTGCCGGGCAGAGCCGCCCGGTGAACTCCGGGAAGTTGTTCGTCGCGTGGAGGCGCTCGATCGCGGTGCGCCCCTCGCCGCGCCACGTGAGGTCGTTCCACTCCGGGATCAGGTTGCCGAGCGGGCAGCCCTGATGACAGAACGGGATGCCGCAGTCCATGCACCGGCCGGCCTGACGGCGCAGCTCGGCGGAGTCCTGCTGTTCGTAGACCTCTTTCCAGTCCATGAGTCGCAGCGCGACGGGACGGCGACGCGGCAGCTCTCGCTGCGGCGTCTTGAGGAAGCCCTTGGGGTCAGCCACCGGTCACCTCCAGGATCCGGTTCCACACGATGTCGCCGTCGGGGTCGAGCCCTTCATCGACGGCGGTCTGACGGGTTGCGAGCACGGCCGCGTAGTCACGCGGCAGCACCTTGACGAACCGTGCGACGGTCGCCTCGAAGTCGTCCAGCATCCGCGCGGCGAGGGCGGAGTCGGTCTCCGCGACGTGCTGACGGAGCACATCGCGCAGGATCTCGACGTCGCCGCTGCCGAGCGGCGAGAGCAGCAGCTCTCCGCTCGCGAGGGCGTCGCGGTTCACGCTCTCCTCGCGCAGGTCGTACACGTACGCGGTCCCGCCCGACATGCCCGCGCCGAGGTTGCGGCCGGTGCTGCCGAGGATCACGGCGAGCCCGCCGGTCATGTACTCGAGCGCGTGGTCGCCCACGCCCTCCACGACCGCGGTGGCGCCGGAGTTGCGCACGAGGAACCGCTCCCCCACGATTCCGCGCAGGAACATGCTGCCTCGCGTCGCGCCGTAGCCGATCACGTTGCCGGCGATGACGTTGCGCTCGGCCGGGTAGACGCTGTCGCGGTGCGGACGCACCACCACGCGGCCGCCGGAGAGTCCCTTGCCGACGTAGTCGTTCGAGTCGCCCTCGAGGCGCAGCGTGATGCCGCTCGGGAGGAACGCGCCGAGCGACTGGCCCGCGGTGCCGTGCAGGGTGATGTCGATCGTGCCCTCGGGCAGACCGTTCTCACCGTGACGCACGGTCACCTCGTGACCGAGCATGGTGCCGACCGCGCGCTCCGTGTTGCGGATGCCGCGCTCGAGCTTCACCGGCGTGCCGTGCTCGATGGCGTCGGCCGCGGCCCGGATGAGGTCGCGGTCGAAGTGCTCGTCGAGCTCGTGGTCCTGCTGCACGCGGTTGGTGCGCGGCTCGTCGTCGGCGAAGTCCGGTCCGATGAGGATCGGGGTCAGATCGAGGCCGTCGGTCTTCCAGTGGTCGATCGCCCGACGGGTGTCGAGCAGTTCGTGGTGGCCGATGAGCTCGTCGAGGCTGCGGAAACCGAGCTCGGCGAGGTACTCGCGCACCTCCTGGGCGAGGAACTCGAAGAAGTTGACCACGAACTCGGGCTTGCCCGAGAAACGGGCACGCAGCTCCGGGTTCTGCGTCGCGATGCCGACGGGGCACGTGTCGAGGTGGCAGACCCGCATGAGGATGCAGCCCTCCACGACGAGCGGTGCGGTCGCGAAGCCGTACTCCTCGGCGCCGAGCAGCGCCGCCACGATCACGTCGCGACCGGTCTTCATCTGGCCGTCGACCTGCACGACGACGCGGTCCCGCATGCCGTTGAGCATGAGGGTCTGCTGCGTCTCGGCGAGACCGAGCTCCCACGGGGTGCCGGCGTGCTTGAGCGAGTTGAGCGGGCTCGCGCCGGTGCCACCGTCGTGGCCCGAGACGAGCACGACGTCGGCCTTCGCCTTCGTCACACCCGCCGCGACCGCGCCGATGCCCGACTGGCTCACGAGCTTCACGTGCACGCGAGCCTGCGGGTTCGCGCGCTTCACGTCGAAGATCAGCTGCTTGAGATCTTCGATCGAGTAGATGTCGTGGTGGGGCGGCGGCGAGATGAGCCCGACGCCCGCGGTG carries:
- a CDS encoding RecQ family ATP-dependent DNA helicase, with amino-acid sequence MARRTASRGDRIDEAARVRWGWDRLRPPQREAIEAALEGRDVLAVMPTGSGKSAIYQVAATLVPGITVVVSPLIALQQDQLAGIEDAPDAPRATVINSHVPAGRLEESWRDIEAGEIEYVLLAPEQLVKEDVLARLKRAEVSLLAIDEAHCVSVWGHDFRPDYLELGTARRALGNPPVIALTATGSAPVRDDIIARLGMNDPLVIATGFDRRNIRLSVERHTTASESRQAVLDDIVALPKPGLLYVATRADTTRYAEALEELGITALGYHGGMSARDRKRAHERFRDDEVEVVVATAAFGMGIDKPNVRFVVHAAVPDSLDAYYQEVGRSGRDGQDAQARLHYRPEDLGLRRFFAAKNPSAGQLRRVIGTLQYADAVVSVADLAERLELTRRRVGGLLDLVEQAGRLRRSARGVRLRAGADVEEVVAEAIAAAEQRERIDGSRIEMMRGYAETDRCRREVLLAYFGEEFTPPCDRCDVCERGSGPEHHEADGPFAVQSAVRHALWGDGTVMSTEDDRITVYFEAEGYKVLSLDAIEEHDLLEQV
- a CDS encoding glutamate synthase subunit beta produces the protein MADPKGFLKTPQRELPRRRPVALRLMDWKEVYEQQDSAELRRQAGRCMDCGIPFCHQGCPLGNLIPEWNDLTWRGEGRTAIERLHATNNFPEFTGRLCPAPCESACVLGINQPPVTIKQVEVSIIDQAFQNGWVTPHPPERLTGKTVAVVGSGPAGLAAAQQLTRAGHTVAVYEREDRIGGLLRYGIPDFKMEKKHLEARLAQMQAEGTRFRAGVEIGVDISWDDLKARYDAVVVATGATVPRDLPIPGRDLMGVHFAMDYLVQQNKAGAGDDVPEQISAEGKHVVVLGGGDTGADCIGTAHRQHALSVTNLAIGQQPPSERPENQPWPMNPTLFEVQSAHEEGGERVYLASTVEFLSNEAGEVRAIRVAETEYLDGRRVPKAGTEREIPADLVLLALGFTGPERDTIEQQLRVPFDGRGNVGRDDDYQTSEAGVFVAGDAGRGQSLIVWAIAEGRAAAAAVDRYLEGETELPAPVRPTDRAISV
- the pyk gene encoding pyruvate kinase; amino-acid sequence: MRRAKIVATLGPATSTYEDIRAIIDSGVNVARMNLSHGSYDVHEGVYANVRKAAEDAGKPVAVLVDLQGPKIRLGKFEGGPYDLAQGDIFKITIEDVVGTKELSGTTFKGLPNDVKPGDPLLIDDGKVTLRVLETDGTVVTTEVVVPGPVSNNKGINLPGVAVNVPALSEKDEADLRWGLKLGADYIALSFVRDASDVDRVHEIMAEEGRKVPVIAKIEKPQAVDNLEQIIDAFDGVMVARGDLGVELPLEAVPIVQKRAVELCRRMAKPVIVATQVLESMISSPRPTRAEASDCANAVLDGADAVMLSGETSVGEFPVITVQTMARIIESTEEHGLERIQPLGTKPRTQGGAITLAAAEVADFVDAKYVCVFTESGDSARRMSRLRYRIPMKAFTPDAATQRRMALTWGIESFLVDRVTHTDAMYRQVDEHLMNAGLAEVGDKVVVISGSPPGIAGSTNDLRVHRIGDAINAAAPAWESSH